One genomic segment of [Phormidium] sp. ETS-05 includes these proteins:
- a CDS encoding BrnT family toxin, with the protein MQFEWDEAKRAENILKHRIDFADVPQMFDGPMLSELDQRTDYGEERWVGIGFLRNTVAVVVWTERHDNIIRIISARRANKYERQRFEKYLSD; encoded by the coding sequence ATGCAGTTTGAATGGGACGAAGCGAAGAGAGCGGAAAATATTCTCAAACATCGGATTGACTTCGCAGATGTTCCTCAGATGTTTGATGGCCCCATGTTAAGTGAGCTTGATCAGCGTACTGATTATGGCGAGGAGCGGTGGGTGGGTATCGGCTTTTTGCGCAATACTGTAGCGGTTGTTGTCTGGACAGAACGGCACGATAATATAATTAGAATTATATCAGCACGAAGGGCTAACAAATATGAGCGACAAAGATTTGAAAAATATCTCTCGGACTGA